A stretch of Deltaproteobacteria bacterium DNA encodes these proteins:
- a CDS encoding 4Fe-4S dicluster domain-containing protein: MPNEGTRDAHAHRMSRRKMMKGAAAVLGALAIPAADAPASVWEAFFQKNFRELSKPELEKVLARLEKEYGKRYGKAVKVKATPPIEGVLYGYGLDLSRCIGCRRCVYGCVQENNQSRDPQIHWIRVLQLSKERGVDLEEAEQYYNPAKVPEKGHFYMPVQCHQCENPPCVKVCPVQATWKERDGITVVDYNWCIGCRYCMAACPYGARHFNWKKPGLPAADLVTETHYLGNRPRPVGVVEKCTFCIQRVRNTPGRYTACVEACPVGARKFGNLLDPEGEIRYLIENKRVFILKEDLNTRPKFYYFYAT; the protein is encoded by the coding sequence ATGCCGAACGAGGGAACCCGCGACGCCCACGCCCACCGGATGTCGCGCCGCAAGATGATGAAGGGGGCCGCGGCGGTGCTGGGAGCGCTGGCGATCCCGGCCGCGGATGCGCCCGCATCCGTATGGGAGGCGTTCTTCCAGAAGAATTTCCGCGAGCTGTCGAAGCCGGAGCTGGAAAAGGTTCTCGCACGGCTCGAAAAGGAGTACGGCAAGCGGTACGGCAAGGCGGTGAAGGTCAAGGCGACGCCGCCGATCGAGGGAGTCCTGTACGGATACGGCCTCGACCTGTCCCGCTGCATCGGGTGCCGCCGGTGCGTGTACGGCTGCGTCCAGGAGAACAACCAGTCCCGCGACCCGCAGATCCACTGGATCCGGGTGCTGCAGCTGTCCAAGGAGCGCGGCGTCGACCTGGAGGAGGCGGAGCAGTACTACAACCCGGCCAAGGTCCCCGAGAAGGGGCACTTCTACATGCCGGTCCAGTGCCACCAGTGCGAGAACCCGCCGTGCGTGAAGGTGTGCCCCGTGCAGGCGACCTGGAAGGAGAGGGACGGGATCACCGTCGTCGACTACAACTGGTGCATCGGCTGCCGCTACTGCATGGCCGCCTGCCCGTACGGCGCGCGCCACTTCAACTGGAAGAAGCCGGGTCTCCCCGCCGCCGACCTGGTCACCGAGACGCACTACCTCGGAAACCGCCCCCGGCCGGTGGGCGTGGTCGAGAAGTGCACCTTCTGCATCCAGCGGGTCCGGAACACCCCCGGCCGGTACACCGCGTGCGTGGAGGCGTGCCCCGTCGGAGCCCGAAAATTCGGGAACCTGCTCGACCCGGAGGGGGAGATCCGGTACCTGATCGAGAACAAGCGAGTGTTCATCCTCAAGGAGGACCTGAACACGCGGCCGAAGTTCTACTATTTCTACGCGACCTAG